Proteins co-encoded in one Actinomadura luteofluorescens genomic window:
- a CDS encoding RNA polymerase sigma factor: protein MAVRGGLTETGRAVAAAFREEWGRVVATLIRMTGDWDLAEECAQEAFARALERWPRDGVPRRPGAWLTTTARNHALNRIRRGKTETAKLRELGTMADTSARPDQGGLPDDRLRLIYTCCHPALPVEARVALTLRTVLGLTTGEIARAFLVAEPAMAQRLVRAKRKIRQAGVPYRVPPAHLLAERTASVLGVVYLLFNEGYAATEGSDPVRSGLCGEAIRLARLLHDLAPDDPEVTGLLALLLLQHSRHAARTDGAGDLVALEDQDRSRWDRAAIAEGAALVDEALRRGEPGPYQVQAAIAACHGTARTAGETDWPQIAALYGRLEAMSPGPVVRLNRAVAVAMADGALAGLALVDRVEGLEGYHLLHATRADLLRRLGRREEAAAAYREALALSRADADRRYLARRLGEVRRAG from the coding sequence GTGGCCGTTCGGGGAGGACTGACGGAGACCGGACGCGCGGTCGCGGCGGCCTTCCGCGAGGAGTGGGGCCGGGTCGTCGCGACCCTCATCCGCATGACGGGCGACTGGGACCTCGCCGAGGAGTGCGCCCAGGAGGCGTTCGCGCGCGCCCTCGAACGCTGGCCGCGGGACGGGGTGCCGCGCCGGCCCGGCGCCTGGCTGACGACGACGGCCCGCAACCACGCGCTGAACCGGATCCGGCGCGGCAAGACGGAGACCGCGAAGCTCAGGGAGCTGGGGACGATGGCGGACACGTCGGCGCGGCCGGACCAGGGCGGTCTACCCGACGACCGGCTCCGGCTGATCTACACCTGCTGCCATCCGGCGCTGCCGGTCGAGGCCCGCGTGGCGCTCACGCTGCGCACGGTCCTCGGCCTGACCACCGGGGAGATCGCGCGGGCGTTCCTGGTCGCCGAGCCCGCGATGGCGCAGCGGCTCGTCCGGGCCAAGCGCAAGATCCGCCAGGCGGGCGTCCCGTACCGGGTGCCGCCCGCCCACCTGCTGGCCGAGCGCACCGCGTCCGTGCTGGGCGTCGTGTACCTGCTGTTCAACGAGGGGTACGCGGCGACCGAGGGCTCGGACCCGGTGCGCTCCGGCCTGTGCGGGGAGGCGATCCGCCTCGCCCGCCTCCTGCACGACCTGGCCCCGGACGACCCGGAGGTCACCGGCCTCCTCGCGCTCCTGCTGCTCCAGCACTCCCGGCACGCCGCCAGGACGGACGGGGCCGGCGACCTGGTCGCCCTGGAGGACCAGGACCGGAGCCGCTGGGACCGCGCGGCGATCGCCGAGGGCGCCGCGCTCGTGGACGAGGCCCTCCGCCGGGGCGAACCCGGCCCCTACCAGGTGCAGGCGGCCATCGCCGCGTGCCACGGCACCGCGCGCACGGCGGGCGAGACCGACTGGCCGCAGATCGCCGCCCTGTACGGGCGGCTCGAAGCGATGAGCCCCGGGCCCGTCGTCCGGCTCAACCGGGCCGTCGCGGTGGCGATGGCGGACGGGGCCCTGGCGGGCCTGGCCCTGGTCGACCGCGTCGAGGGCCTGGAGGGTTACCACCTGCTCCACGCCACCCGCGCGGACCTCCTGCGCCGCCTCGGCCGGCGGGAGGAGGCCGCCGCGGCCTACCGGGAGGCGCTCGCGCTGTCCCGCGCCGACGCCGACCGCCGGTACCTGGCGCGCCGCCTCGGCGAGGTCCGGCGCGCCGGCTGA
- a CDS encoding roadblock/LC7 domain-containing protein, translated as MARRAGAGTPAAGPGAPAAGAAAARATEQAVAGELRSLRARVPQLGGSLVASVDGLLIAHDLPGSVEPAGMAAVTATGLSLAHRIAQTAHGGAFHEVVIRGVDGYVVIYAAGPTASLTVLADPDVNVGRLHLESRPAARAIAACLTGARRP; from the coding sequence GTGGCGAGACGAGCGGGGGCGGGCACGCCGGCCGCGGGGCCGGGCGCACCGGCCGCGGGCGCGGCGGCGGCGCGGGCGACGGAGCAGGCGGTCGCGGGCGAGCTGAGGTCGCTGCGGGCCCGCGTCCCGCAGCTCGGCGGGAGCCTCGTGGCCTCCGTGGACGGGCTGCTCATCGCGCACGACCTGCCCGGGTCGGTCGAACCCGCCGGCATGGCGGCCGTGACGGCGACGGGCCTGTCGCTCGCGCACCGGATCGCGCAGACCGCGCACGGCGGCGCCTTCCACGAGGTCGTGATCCGCGGCGTGGACGGCTACGTGGTCATCTACGCGGCCGGCCCCACCGCGTCCCTCACCGTCCTCGCCGACCCGGACGTCAACGTGGGCCGCCTCCACCTGGAGTCGCGGCCCGCCGCCCGCGCCATCGCCGCCTGCCTCACGGGCGCGCGCCGCCCCTGA
- a CDS encoding YciI family protein, giving the protein MHYLMLICGNEEWEPSPAELAAVIADTEAWVKEMDGRGVRRFGDRLRPTGTATTVRVRDGETLLSDGPFAETKEQILGFDLIDCADLEEALDIASRHPSARLGSIEVRPLWPFGED; this is encoded by the coding sequence CTGCGGGAACGAGGAGTGGGAGCCGTCCCCCGCCGAGCTGGCCGCGGTGATCGCCGACACCGAGGCGTGGGTGAAGGAGATGGACGGCCGGGGCGTCCGGAGGTTCGGCGACCGGCTGCGCCCCACCGGCACCGCGACGACCGTCCGCGTGCGGGACGGCGAGACGCTGCTGTCGGACGGGCCGTTCGCCGAGACCAAGGAGCAGATCCTCGGCTTCGACCTGATCGACTGCGCCGACCTGGAGGAGGCGCTCGACATCGCGTCCCGGCACCCGTCGGCGCGGCTCGGGTCGATCGAGGTACGGCCGCTGTGGCCGTTCGGGGAGGACTGA